The Lycium barbarum isolate Lr01 chromosome 11, ASM1917538v2, whole genome shotgun sequence genome contains the following window.
GAACAACGAATTCTTTTGTCCAGTTATGCTAGACCCAGTATGGCAACTATCGCTAAGGCTATCGCCAGGCTTGAGATTACTGGAAGTTTTGAGCTAAAAGAAAGAATAGTGCGACTGGTGCAGAATACGTGCCACTATATGGGTAAGCCTCATGAAGACCCACATAAGCACTTGATGCAATTCGTGGATTTGAGCGAAAATTTTCAATATAGAGATGTCCCCGACGATTATGTGAAGTTGTCCTTGTTTCCATTCTCATTGATTGGTGAAGCGAGGAATTGGTTGACAAATTTTCCTGCtggttctatcacttcttgggagTTATTATCGAATAAATTCATCGATAGATTTTTATCACCCAAGAAAACAATGGAGCTGAGGGGAAAAATTGAGAACGTCACTTTGAGGAGAGACTCTGAATCTCTACCGCATGCGTGAGAAAAGTATAAGGGTTATTTGAGAGATTTTCCACATCATATACAACTGAATGAGATGATGGGGAACTATTTTGTAGAAGGGATAAGGCATGAATCAATGGCCTTGTTGAATGCTTCAGCTCAAAGGCAGATCTTAAACAAAACTTATATATCCGAAGGTGCTTATGAGTATCAAAGACGAGTCGCGCAGGGGTGCCATAGAAAGCCACTGGGGTTTTTCAAGTAGATGACGTTGCAGCTAATCGGGGCGATATTGGGATACTTTGTAATCTTCTTACGAGGGTCCTTTCTCAATGTAAGCAGATCTAACTAGTTCAACATATTCAGCAAGCAGCATGGGAGAGTTTTGGTGAGCCCCATGCTTATATTAATTGTCCTCAGAATCCAGAATTAGTCTATTGTGTGGGGCAACACAATCGTGGTAGTGGAAATTAGGGAAACTATTTCGGAAATAATTATAATCAGCAATACGGAAAGCAAGATTTCTACAAGTACAACAATTATCAGAAGCCCCAAGCCCAAATAGTTGGAAGTTCGATGGACATGATAAAGTAGTCCATAGCTCAACAACAAGTGATTTAGCAACAAAATCAAAAGGTGAAGAGCGAGATGCAGAAATCTATTCATGAGCTCGAACGTCAAGTCGGACAGATAAAGATTGCTCAGAATGTCAGACCACAGGGTGCTCTTCCGAGTTATACTGAGAAGAATCCGAAAGATTACAATGCAATCACCTTGAGGAATGGCAGGGAACTTGAAGAAGTGCCACCAAAGAACAAAAAGAATTTAGATACTGCACTCATTCCTGCTCAATGAACTGAAGCTGAAAAGAGTCCGGAGAAAGTCATGCAACAGCCTAAACATGTGGGGACTAGATTATCTCCACCATTCCCAAGCGCTTTCAGAAACAGAAAATAGATGCAGCCTGTAAGAAATTTCTTGACATATTGAAGCAGGTACACATCAATATTCCTTTGGTAGAGCTATTTCCAAAATATGCTAAGTATATCAAGAATGTTGTTGCAAATAAGAGATGTTGGACAAAATTTGAGACTATggcacttactgaggagtgtaGTTCTAGAGTGAGGAGCAAGGTTCCACCGAACCTGAAAGATCCGGGTAGTTTTACTATTTCTATCACTATTGGTAATATCGAGGTTGGACTGGCATTGTGGgatttgggtgctagtattaatctgatgtCCACCTCTGTGTTCCGAACATTGGGGTCAGGTGAGCCAAGGCCAACAACAGTCACTTTTCAATTAGCTGACAGTTCTTTTGCATATCCTGATGGTATAATTCAAGATGTTTTTATGAAGGTGGGTCCTTTTATTCTGCCGTTTGATTTTGTTATCCTTGATTACGAAGCAGATAAAATGTCCCTCTCATCATGGGAAGAGGATTCTTAGCGACTGTTGATGCAGTTATTCGAGTCAGAGATGGGAAGATATCTATGACAGTTGATGGAGAAGAAGCTACTTTTGGTGTTTTTAAGGCTACTAGGCTTCCGCCTCATTATGAAGAATTGAAGACGATTATAGTTGAGGAGCCCGAGCTCACAAATGTAGAGTTAGATCACTTTCTAGCTTCTCGATATCCTTTGGAGATAGCATTGGTGTATGGTAAAGACGTGGTGGACGATGAAAACGTCGAGGAGTGTCTTCAGATTCTTGACACTTCTTATGCATATTTGCAATCCAACACCCTGTTTGAGGAGTTAGACAGACCATAGTGGAAGAAGCCGAAACCATCTATTAAGGAAGCTCCCGTTCTGGAGCTGAAGCAATTACCATCTCATCTGCGCTATGCTTTCTTAGGCAGTGGTGACACGTTGCCCAtaatcctctctgcttatttgTCTGATGTGCAGGTTGAACGTGTATTGCGAGTAATAAGAGATAGAATCCGAGCCCTTGGGTGGAATATAGCTGACATCGGAGGCATTAACAATTTGTTTTGCATGCATAAAATATTATTGGAGGAGGATAGCAAGGCCAGTGTTGAAAGTCAGAGAAGGCTGAACCCAatcatgaaggaggtggtgaagaaagaggtaatcaagtggcttgatAGCTGCATTATTTACCCTATCTCAGATAGCAAATGGGTGAGTCCCGTCCAATGTGTCTCGAAGAAAAGGGGCATGATTGTGGTGAAAAACGTGAGAGATGAGCTGGTACCTCAAAGATCTATTACTGGTTGGAGGATTTGCATTGATTATCGGAAGTTGAACACCGCCACCAGAAAGAATCACTTTCTTTTGCCTTTCATGGACCAGATATTGGATCGATTGGCTGGGCACGATTATTATTGCATTTTGTATGGTTATTCAGGTTACAACCAAATTATGATTGTACCAGAAGGTCAAGAAAAGACCACTTTCACATGTCCATATGGCACTTTCgcattccggaggatgcctttcggtttaTGTAATGCTCTAGGTATGTTTTAGAGATGCATGATGGCTATTTTCACCGATATGGTGAAAAATCATGTGGAGgtattcatggatgatttctcggtCTTCGGGGATTCTTTTAATGATTGTTTGAGCCATCTTGATGCTGTGTTGGCTCGATGTGAAGAGACTAACTTGGTGTTTAACTGggaaaaatgtcatttcatggttcgAGAAGGCATTGTTCTTGGGCACAAAGTATCCAGCAAGGGCATTGAGATTGATAAGGCTAAGATCAAGTTTCCACCTCCTGTTTCTGTTCGgggagtgcgcagttttcttgggcatgTAGGCTTTTATCGGTCATTTATCAAGGACTTTTCCAAGGTTACTAATCCGATGTGCAAGCTTCTAGAGAAAGATGTGAAGTTCATATCCAATGAAGCCTGTCTGAAGGCTTTTGATGAGTTGAAGGTGAGGTTAGTGACTGCCCCTATTATTATTGCACCGGATTGGACATTGCCATTCGTGTTGATGTGTAGTGCAAGTGATTTTACTGTGGGGGCTATTCTTGGTTAGAAAAGGGACAAGATTTTTCATcctatttattatgccagcaagacacttgatgcaGCCCTAATGAACTATACAGTCATagagaaggagttattggcggttgtTTATACCTTTGACAAATTTCGATCTTATCTTGTGGGGACCAAGGTGATTGTCTATACTTATCACACAGTTGTTCGGTATCTATTTGTTAAGAAGGATGCGAAGGATAGACTTATTCGTTGGGTATTGCTGCTACAAGAGTTTGATATTGAGATTCTTGATCGAAAGGGCACAGAGAACTAAGTAGCAGACCACTTATCGGGACTTAAAAATTGAGAACATGTTGATGAAGATATGGCGATTAAGAAGACTTTTCCAGATGAGCAACTTTTTTCTCTTCAGAAGGCCAAGCTACCttggtatgcagacatggtgaactttCTGGTGAGCGAGGTATATCCTCCCGATGCTAATCATGAGAAAAAGAAGTGGATCTTACACGACAGCAAATTCTACCTTTGGGATGAGTCGTATCTCTACAGGGTTGCACATGTCAGATGATTAGGAGATGTATTCCAAAAGAGGAAGTCCCCAAAATTCTTTAGAGTTGTCACTCGTCACTTTATGGTGGACATCACGTCAGTGACAGAACAGCCGCAAAGGTACTTCAGTCCGGGTTTTATTGGCCGATGTTGTTCAAAGATGCTTATGAATTTGTGACAGCatgtgttataccccatatttttgtacgtcgaattattcgtaagctaatcgacataagctaAGGACTTTTAaccctcgattttaattagtgcacgatttatTTATAGATTTCAATTTgtatagaaatattaatagagattagggattaattaactatgattatattattaagtggggattaatgattaattaagctaattagaccaTTAAGCGGGCCCCACAACACATGGCGGAATTTGATTGGTTGTTAATTAATTGGGACACATGTCAAAAGGGTGGACACGTGTCCCATGGAGGGGCTACCTATATAAGGCATTATGATGACTCATAAATCACCTTGCCATTTACAATTCATTCCAACTTTAACTTGAATTAGAGATAAACAAAGTTGATAGAGAAGAGAGCTTCcatgccatggcaactcacggccatggcagatttGGAGCAGCTCACGGCCAACTGCTATGGTAGAAGAAAAATTGTAATCTCCTAAGGTGTTTTACATGTCAAGAAGGCAGCAACCTAAGGGTGTCGAAGTGCGGGAGATGAAGTGGTGCGAATTGAGCAAGTtattataggatctgtcctaattaaTTCAATGTAATATTTCTTCATTTTGAAATGTAATTGGAATTaaagatgttgtaatggagagattaatttTTATTATATGAAATTGGATGTCGAAAATTATATATGTTAACGTTAAGGTTTTGTTTGGACCGTGTTGGTGTTATTTCAATTTAGCAATGGTGGATTAAATTTGATTAATGTTGTCGTGATTGTTGTATGGTAATTGAGGGTGATTTGTTCATGATCGAAGGGCTGGAAATATGGTGATAGATATGTATAGGTGTTGTTGTCCATGACAAAATTATACTCTTCCTCGTGTGTTTGTAGTTTGGCGAAGTAAATGTCGAAAATTTCATTTTTAATGTTGTAGTCTCAGTGGGCTGTTTCGAGCCGTTATTGAGAGGATATCGAAGTAATTTTCTTGTGCATGGAtgatagttgatgttgttgttgtgttgatattAATGTGGCTCGTaagtttggaagaaaacaagtgcaTAAGGTGTCGTATACGAAGCATATAATGGTCTGCCtattgtataatcttagatgtcaatgatgtgagttgaaaaagaattaagagaggttattaggttgctattgttgttgttggtattgctgtgctaatcggagattaattggaagttagGGCTAGGCAATATATATGGAGGAAATGCTGcacgatttccgttaagttcttaactaaccagaatcctaatcaagaaagtatgaactaaagaatgattcccataagtgattggttgtagatttataagctagaaagtatagtttactaacgatagcgttacttttatattaaataggctaaaggggcgacgaagcgaacgtggtTACAGTTAAcccataacaggtatgtaaagctaacccttctttcttttggcatgatctttatgaaacaaacagacgacgtatatatataaatccaaagaagctcctattcttagagccactaggatggctactgttcttgacttccagaagctatttcattatgtcttgatacttgtatatgattccagaagttctattttaatataatctgtagtgacattcgaaaggtacttgatatgactatcgtctaaattcttaaatgatggttcattttgattatcttattgagtctcagatatgatttaatttgcatatggttgctcactactctactcgtgcatgcctcaatacatctttcactgagtcccgggccaggatatgttttcgtgcacagtttcactgcattgttcaccgagtccctcactagagggccgggtacggtatatatatttatatatatatatatatatatatatatatgatgatgatgtgatgatatgattatggcgccaaggatggtatgtggcgaccttattcaccgagtcccataatgggccggatatgatatatgatattgatatgcatgattttcatttcataaggcaagtgtattgatatttgaaaagtcatacttgtttccggtaatctctatttcagtcatgaccctctttattgtatttcatgctttacatactcagtacatatctcgtactgaccgcctttcttcggggggctgcgtttcatgcccgcaggtacagatactcgatttggtgatcctccagcgtaggatttccactcagctgtcttggagagctccatttttcggagcctagactcttggtacagatcttttgatgtatatatatatatatatatatatatatatatatatatatatatatatatatatatatatatatatatatatgtttatccaagggtacggcggggccctgtcccgtcatatttcactatcgatactcttagaggtctgtagacatatgtgtgggttgtgtataagttccgttcagctgtgtctatacgatgtgctatggatatgttcgtttgtagtggcagccttgtcggcttgcatatgatatggtgttcgtctgtagtggttgccttgtcggcttgcgtatcattttatgatttgattagctatgactcctcaggagacagtttatctggacatatatacatgacgacgttatgaaccttggagttcttttacaagtttccatattgttcttagattcagtttgactatatccaacaggtacgtatacgagtgtccaggttgggcactagtcatggcctacggggttgggtcgtaacaGCATGTGATAGCTGTCAAAGAACTGGAAACATTTCAAAGCGACATGAAATGCCATTGAGTGGCATCATGGAGATCGAAGTATTTGATTGTTGGGGTATCGATTTTATGGGTCCCTTCATACTATCCAAAGGGAACAAGTACATCCTTGTGGATGTCGATTATGTCTTGAAGTGGGTGAAggccattgcacttcccaccaatgatgctagtgtggtaGCAAGATTTCTGAAGAAGAATATTTTCACAAAGTTTGGAACCCCAAGGGCCATCATAAGCAATCAAGGTACGCACTTTTGTAACAGGCTCTTTGATAAATTGTTACTCAAGTATAGGGTGACACACAAGGTAGCGACTGCTTATCATCCTCAGAAGAGTAGTCAATTGGAGGTATCGAATCGTAAAATCAAGAgaattttggagaagactgtGAGCGTAAGTAGGAAAGATCGGTCG
Protein-coding sequences here:
- the LOC132620017 gene encoding uncharacterized protein LOC132620017, which translates into the protein MALTEECSSRVRSKVPPNLKDPGSFTISITIGNIEVGLALWDLGASINLMSTSVFRTLGSGEPRPTTVTFQLADSSFAYPDGIIQDVFMKVGPFILPFDFVILDYEADKMSLSSWEEDS